The sequence ccctgccaccctgccaccctgccaccctgccaccctgccaccctgccacccCGCCACCCCGCACTCACACCCTTCTCCGGGAACACCCCTGCAGTGTGTTAACGGTTCGACAGCTCGAGCTACGCGGCGATTGTCAGCAACATGCAAAAACGCAACCACAcattgaacattaagttaaaaaatttttaatttgttctcttaatatttagtcaacatctgcttatatcaagcttaatttttttaatattccactatttgatgttaattgcagaaaagtggctaagtgtaagaaaaggcgcaCTGCCTTAACTTCGCcgccaataaagacgataaataaataaaataaataaataaataaaacacagccGCGTGCACACGGCTTGGTCTCACACTCCATGTTGTTGTTTTTAGATTTATCGTCATCACTTTCATTCGAGGGGTTACTTCTGAAATCTTAACAAGATTGAATTTGTCGTCCTGTCACTAGTGTTGTTCGCGTGCGTTGTCAGGCCGGCCGCCGGCTGCCGCGCGCGGAGTCCTGGAGGCCTCGACCCTTcaccctccaccccctcccccgcgAGGGATGGGAGCGTGTCagtcacgcccccccccccccttccgccccAAGCGCGGCCCGACCAGTTCTCAGGGATCAAAGACGACCTGGACGCCGACGTGTGGAGGATTCTGGGGGTCGTCGCCTCTTTGGAGGGGATAAGCGAGGCGTGCGCAGTCGGGTTTAAGGCTAGGTCAAACAGGAGGCGGACTCTCAGCGCGGGCGGAACGACCGCAGTCCGCCGCGGACTAGGGAAGCCAGACAGAATGCGGACAAGTTTAGGCGAACCAGTGTGAAAACAGTTGCTGTCAAGAGTGTGCAATGTGTGATATTGAATTCACTCTCTGTAATTCGTGTTTTCTTGTTGTCATTTCAAGATGTCCAGCAGTTCCTCTGACGAAGAAGAGTTACTTCTTATGTTCGCTTTGAGTaaagcaaaaagaaaaagaaaatgggtgcatgaaataaatgaaaaaagagaGGTATTCGGCGAGTTTCACCTATTATGCTGTGAGTTGAGTTCATTCGAAGACCGATTTTTCACATATTTTCGAATGTCTCAAGAACAATTTGACAAATTACATACTCTCCTTGAACATAAAATATCAAAAGTGGCCACTAACTGGAGTAAACCCATTGGGACGAAGGAAAGACTAGCTATCTGTTTAAGGTaagtaatacaattacttatttaaagataatttttctctttagtttaattatttgtacaataaatttacactatattttttttacataacacaaTACAATATACATAGACAGCAGATTTTGAAATTTACTTTACatgcatttacataattttacatgtCTCCTTGGAATGTTTCGTACCATTCTTTTGCCGAATCGCCAGAGGTTGCATGGATTCCAACAAACGGTGGCTTGTTGGTATAGTTCAGATCGGAGTAATCCACTACCCCGGAGGAGGTAGCAGTACAGTTCGGTTGCCACGATGAACTACTTGAATTTAAAGGGGAGGATGGGTGTGAAGTTTCCACTTCGCGAAGTTCAGCCCGGCCAAACATTTGAGCCATCTCCATTTTTATAACTGCTTGTGTTCTAGGTGAAAACCTTTTAAATGTCTCCGCATAACTTAAGAAAAAGTGGTCAATACGGTCGAGGTTGTTCCTAGGTTTGTTGTCCCTTTTGTTATCTAGATACTTTAAATCGCATGAACATCTGTGCTAACGTCCTTTGGTTTGGATTTTTTCTGGGGCGGTATAATTTGGGAATCATCTGTCGCACAGCTACCTTCGTTGCTAGCCTCTTCTATCGGATCGTCTGTTTCACCCGTCTGTGGTATATTTGACGCGGTTACCCGTGGAGAAACTGTATCTTGAAGGAATTCCAAGTTTGCCGCCCAGGGCCAATTtttaaacttctttgctgaacCTGTAGCTCCCTTCAAGAACTTGAGATACTTCACATATGAATCCCTCAAATTCTTCCATTTGAGTTCAACAGCTTCACCTGTACAAAACAGTATAAAAACATCATTTAAGCAGAACGATAAAATCAAAAACAAGTTTGAAACATAAGTAATAACTAAAACtcacattaattttaatgtataataaATGTTACAATAATTAATTCTAATATATTATTCTATTTATGAAACTGTTCATGCTTCGTTTTTATTGTTTCAGGTATTTGGCTACAGGTGATTCCCATAACACTATTGCCTTTTCCTTCCGTGTTGGACGCACTACTGTTTCCAGCATAGTTAAAGAAGTGTGCATCGAGATATGGAACGTTCTACAACCGCTGTACTTGGCTACTCCAACAGAGGAAGTTTGGAGGAAATCTGAAGTTGGCTTTAGAGAACGATGGAACTTTCCCAACTGCATCGGGAGCATAGATGGGAAACACGTGGAAATCAAATGCCCTAACAAGAGTGGATCAAgttattattgttataaaaactttttttcgatTGTTCTCTTGTCCATAGTTGATCCTTACTACAATTTTATTGTCGTTGACATAGGTAGTTATGGTCGGCACAGTGATAGTGCCATTTTCGAGAACTCTTTCTATCGCGATTTTGTTGATAACAAAACAATTCTTCCTCCAAAACCATTACCCGGGACAGAAACCCCCGTCCCTCATGTGTTTGTAGGTGATGAAGGGTTCAAGTTACAAACTTATTTGATGCGTCCTTTCCCAAGAAAGGCGGTCGTTGATAATATAGAAAAAAGAAGTTACAATAAACGACATTGCAGAGCACGACGTATCGTTGAAAATGCCTTCGGCATTTTAACTCAAAAGTGGCGTATATTTTTTAGACCTATCGAATGTAATGTTGATACAGCTGTACACGTTGTCAAAGCTGCTTGTTGCCTTCACAATTTTATTAGAGCTAACACAGAAAATGTCACAACTGATGAGCTAGAATTAACAGACGATATAACAAATCAACCCACCAATGCTTTCTCAGCCACTACTCCATTGAAAGAACGATCTAGTGATGCTGCCCATGCTGTACGAAACCATTTCGTTAATTACTTCAACTATTTAAGTTCGTAAATCATGATGTAAAAATTGTACAAAACttgcaaaatattattacatatttatattactgtTGCATTGTACGATTAAGCTCTTTGTAATGTTTTGTGTTAAATTGGAAAGTATAAATAAATGCGTATATATAGAAGATATCTCATTAatgaatacataaaataaaaatatgaataaaaataaaatatattcaaacaatatattatgaatatagtgaatacatataaataaaaattatcttactACTTTCATGTAGTTTCTCCGCGATATCTTTCCATGCTTCTGCTTTCGTCACTACATCTTTGTAGTCAGGATGACGAACATCATACAAAAAAACACTCTCCCGCACaagatatattaatttttccGTCTCGTCAGCCATTGCTGTCCGCGCGAACTTTGTAGAAAATTAC comes from Bacillus rossius redtenbacheri isolate Brsri chromosome 4 unlocalized genomic scaffold, Brsri_v3 Brsri_v3_scf4_2, whole genome shotgun sequence and encodes:
- the LOC134542170 gene encoding uncharacterized protein LOC134542170 encodes the protein MSSSSSDEEELLLMFALSKAKRKRKWVHEINEKREVFGEFHLLCCELSSFEDRFFTYFRMSQEQFDKLHTLLEHKISKVATNWSKPIGTKERLAICLRYLATGDSHNTIAFSFRVGRTTVSSIVKEVCIEIWNVLQPLYLATPTEEVWRKSEVGFRERWNFPNCIGSIDGKHVEIKCPNKSGSSYYCYKNFFSIVLLSIVDPYYNFIVVDIGSYGRHSDSAIFENSFYRDFVDNKTILPPKPLPGTETPVPHVFVGDEGFKLQTYLMRPFPRKAVVDNIEKRSYNKRHCRARRIVENAFGILTQKWRIFFRPIECNVDTAVHVVKAACCLHNFIRANTENVTTDELELTDDITNQPTNAFSATTPLKERSSDAAHAVRNHFVNYFNYLSS